The Fervidibacillus albus genome contains a region encoding:
- the sucC gene encoding ADP-forming succinate--CoA ligase subunit beta, which translates to MNIHEYQGKEILRQYGVSVPKGHVAFSADEAVEAAKKLGSDVVVVKAQIHAGGRGKAGGVKIAKNLQDVRTYANELLGKQLVTHQTGPEGKEVKRLLIEEGCDIRKEYYVGFVVDRSTSKVVLMASNEGGMEIEEVASRTPEKIYKEYIDPVVGLAPFQARRIAFRMNIPTESVNEAVKFMLGLYNVFVEKDCSVAEINPLVLTGDGSVMALDAKLNFDSNALFRHPELLQYRDLDEEDPKEIEASKYDLSYISLDGNIGCMVNGAGLAMATMDIIKHYGGQPANFLDVGGGATTEKVTEAFKIILSDPNVKGIFVNIFGGIMRCDIIATGVVEAAKQVGLSVPLVVRLEGTNVELGKQILRESGLNITAASSMADGAEKIVNLVG; encoded by the coding sequence ATGAATATCCATGAGTATCAAGGGAAGGAGATCCTTCGTCAATATGGGGTTTCCGTTCCAAAGGGACATGTTGCATTTTCGGCAGATGAGGCCGTGGAAGCAGCGAAGAAATTGGGTTCTGATGTTGTCGTTGTCAAAGCCCAAATCCATGCTGGTGGACGTGGGAAAGCAGGGGGCGTGAAAATTGCAAAAAATTTACAAGACGTTCGTACATACGCAAACGAATTATTGGGCAAACAGCTTGTGACACATCAAACGGGTCCTGAAGGGAAGGAAGTAAAGCGCTTACTGATCGAAGAAGGTTGTGACATTCGGAAGGAGTATTATGTCGGTTTTGTCGTCGATCGATCCACATCAAAGGTCGTATTAATGGCTTCGAATGAAGGTGGGATGGAAATCGAAGAGGTTGCAAGTCGCACACCAGAAAAAATTTACAAAGAGTATATCGATCCGGTCGTCGGTCTCGCTCCCTTCCAAGCAAGAAGAATCGCCTTTCGAATGAATATCCCGACGGAGTCCGTCAACGAAGCTGTTAAATTTATGCTAGGTTTATATAACGTTTTTGTGGAAAAGGATTGCTCCGTTGCAGAAATTAATCCACTCGTCCTCACGGGAGACGGGTCTGTCATGGCCCTCGATGCGAAATTGAATTTTGATTCGAATGCATTGTTCCGACATCCGGAGCTGTTGCAATATCGGGATTTAGATGAAGAGGATCCGAAGGAAATCGAAGCGTCAAAATACGATTTAAGCTACATTTCGTTGGATGGGAATATCGGATGTATGGTAAACGGAGCCGGTCTTGCAATGGCGACGATGGATATCATTAAACATTACGGTGGACAGCCAGCGAACTTTTTAGATGTCGGTGGTGGAGCGACAACGGAAAAGGTAACGGAAGCTTTTAAAATCATATTATCGGACCCAAATGTAAAGGGGATTTTTGTAAACATATTCGGGGGAATAATGAGATGTGATATTATTGCCACCGGTGTCGTTGAAGCGGCAAAACAAGTAGGACTTTCGGTTCCACTTGTCGTTCGGCTAGAAGGAACGAATGTTGAATTAGGGAAACAAATTTTAAGAGAGTCTGGATTAAATATTACCGCAGCTTCTTCAATGGCAGATGGGGCAGAAAAAATTGTTAATTTAGTAGGGTAG
- the sucD gene encoding succinate--CoA ligase subunit alpha, translating into MSIFINKDTKVIVQGITGKTALFHTKQMMEYGTKIVGGTSPGKGGTEVEGVPVFNTVSEAVQATGATASVIYVPAPFAADAIMEAVDAELELVICITEHIPVLDMVKVKRYMEGKKTRLIGPNCPGVITADECKIGIMPGYIHQKGHVGVVSRSGTLTYEAVHQLTEAGIGQTTAVGIGGDPVNGTNFIDVLKAFNEDAETYAVIMIGEIGGTAEEEAAQWVKENMKKPVVGFIGGRTAPPGKRMGHAGAIISGGKGTADEKIRVMNECGIKVAETPAVIGETLIDVLKERGLYEKCKNL; encoded by the coding sequence ATGAGTATTTTTATTAATAAAGATACGAAAGTTATCGTTCAAGGAATTACAGGGAAAACAGCCCTATTTCATACGAAACAGATGATGGAATACGGAACGAAAATCGTCGGTGGAACATCTCCTGGAAAGGGTGGCACGGAGGTGGAAGGGGTTCCCGTTTTTAATACCGTATCCGAAGCTGTACAAGCGACAGGTGCGACGGCGTCGGTCATTTACGTTCCAGCTCCCTTTGCTGCAGATGCGATTATGGAAGCGGTCGATGCCGAACTCGAACTCGTCATCTGTATTACGGAACATATTCCGGTATTAGATATGGTAAAAGTGAAGCGGTATATGGAAGGGAAGAAAACCCGTCTAATCGGTCCGAACTGTCCTGGAGTCATTACAGCAGACGAATGTAAAATCGGTATTATGCCGGGATATATTCATCAAAAGGGACATGTAGGCGTCGTATCCCGTTCCGGAACATTGACATACGAAGCCGTCCATCAACTGACTGAAGCGGGGATTGGCCAAACGACGGCCGTAGGAATCGGAGGTGATCCGGTTAACGGAACGAATTTTATCGACGTTTTAAAAGCGTTCAATGAAGATGCTGAAACATATGCCGTCATTATGATCGGCGAAATCGGAGGAACGGCGGAAGAGGAAGCGGCCCAATGGGTGAAGGAAAATATGAAAAAACCGGTCGTCGGTTTCATCGGAGGAAGAACGGCTCCCCCGGGAAAACGGATGGGCCATGCCGGAGCGATTATATCTGGAGGGAAGGGAACGGCGGATGAAAAAATCCGTGTCATGAACGAATGTGGAATCAAAGTAGCAGAGACACCAGCCGTCATTGGTGAAACGTTGATCGATGTTTTAAAAGAACGAGGGTTATATGAAAAATGTAAAAACCTTTAA
- the dprA gene encoding DNA-processing protein DprA yields MEYVRKRLIQLHHCRGIGWKTIYKMLKHDCTLEKIFHYTPHELHHYFQLPEKKAKLFFHDLQAIQSVNLIKRYEQKNIQTVTIFDTDYPFLLKQIYQPPFILYCHGNRDLLKQKRMLSVVGTRNPSEYGKDVTKKLIKGLVEQKYVIISGFAKGIDGFAHRDADRFGGKTIAVLGSGLFHIYPKEHDTLFQMLAKRHLFVSEYPPDKRPAKHHFPERNRIIAGMSLGTLVIEGKERSGSLITANFALQEGREVFAVPGPITSATSRGTNLLIQQGAKLVLSVEDIIHELKLME; encoded by the coding sequence ATGGAATATGTACGGAAACGGCTTATTCAGTTACATCATTGTAGAGGTATCGGCTGGAAAACGATTTACAAAATGTTAAAACACGACTGCACGTTGGAAAAAATTTTTCATTACACTCCCCACGAACTACACCACTATTTTCAACTTCCTGAAAAGAAAGCGAAACTGTTCTTTCATGACCTTCAAGCAATTCAATCGGTCAATCTCATAAAACGATACGAACAAAAAAACATTCAAACGGTAACCATCTTTGATACAGACTATCCATTTTTATTAAAACAAATTTATCAGCCACCCTTCATTTTATATTGTCACGGGAATCGGGATTTGTTGAAACAGAAACGGATGCTTTCCGTCGTCGGCACGAGAAACCCGAGCGAATACGGAAAAGATGTGACGAAAAAACTCATCAAAGGGTTAGTTGAGCAAAAATACGTAATCATTAGCGGATTCGCAAAGGGCATTGACGGATTTGCCCATAGGGATGCGGATCGATTCGGAGGCAAAACGATCGCTGTTTTAGGAAGCGGACTATTTCATATTTATCCGAAGGAACATGATACACTTTTCCAAATGCTGGCTAAACGACATTTGTTCGTCTCGGAATATCCTCCTGACAAAAGACCGGCGAAGCACCATTTTCCTGAAAGAAATCGAATTATCGCTGGAATGAGTTTAGGAACATTGGTGATCGAAGGGAAAGAAAGGAGTGGTTCGTTAATCACTGCCAATTTTGCGTTACAAGAAGGAAGGGAAGTATTCGCTGTCCCAGGTCCGATCACTTCCGCCACATCTCGAGGGACGAATTTACTCATTCAACAAGGGGCGAAACTTGTTTTATCCGTTGAAGACATCATCCATGAACTAAAATTAATGGAATAA
- the topA gene encoding type I DNA topoisomerase, whose translation MSADYLVIVESPAKAKTIEKYLGKKYKVKASMGHVRDLPKSQIGVDVDNDFQPKYITIRGKGPVIKDLKTAAKKAKKVYLAADPDREGEAIAWHLANSLDLDASSDCRVVFNEITKDAIKESFKKPRSINMDLVNAQQARRILDRLVGYKISPILWKKVKKGLSAGRVQSVAVKLIIDRENEINRFVPEEYWKITGTFALNGETFQAQFYERNGKKIQLKSETDVKEIFQQLKGDVFTVENVVKKERKRQPSPPFITSSLQQEAARKLNFRARKTMMIAQQLYEGIDLGKEGTIGLITYMRTDSVRVSDVAKREATEYIEQEFGKQFVSDRERKAKKGDNVQDAHEAIRPTSVFRTPNSVKQYLSRDQFRLYKLIWERFVASQMAPAIMDTMTVDLENNSIIFRANGSKIKFSGFMKLYVEGSDDVDEKDNGFLPDLKQSDEVKQLEMKPTQHFTQPPPRYTEARLVKTLEELGIGRPSTYAPTLDTIQRRGYVTLDQKRFVPTELGRIVIELISEFFPEIIDVEFTAKMETDLDQIEEGKENWIKILDNFYSGFKKNLEKAEIEMEKVEIEDEYAGEDCEKCGHPMVIKMGRFGKFMACSNFPECRNTKPIVKEIGVTCPKCQKGEVVERKSKNKRLFYGCNRYPECDFVSWDKPVSRSCPKCGEMLVEKKLKKGVQIQCSQCDYKEKL comes from the coding sequence ATGTCAGCAGATTATTTAGTCATTGTGGAATCGCCAGCGAAGGCGAAAACAATCGAAAAATATTTAGGGAAAAAATATAAAGTGAAGGCATCGATGGGCCATGTACGAGATTTACCGAAAAGCCAAATCGGTGTTGATGTTGATAATGATTTTCAACCGAAATATATAACGATTCGCGGAAAAGGTCCGGTCATCAAGGATTTGAAAACCGCAGCGAAAAAGGCAAAAAAAGTATACTTAGCGGCCGACCCGGATCGGGAAGGGGAAGCGATTGCATGGCATTTAGCCAACTCCCTCGATCTAGATGCATCCTCCGATTGTCGTGTTGTTTTTAATGAAATAACGAAGGATGCAATCAAAGAGTCCTTTAAAAAACCGAGATCGATCAATATGGATTTAGTAAACGCTCAACAGGCGAGGCGAATTCTCGATCGACTCGTCGGTTATAAAATTAGTCCTATATTATGGAAAAAAGTGAAAAAGGGATTAAGTGCCGGTCGTGTCCAATCGGTGGCTGTAAAATTAATTATTGACCGGGAAAATGAGATCAATCGGTTCGTCCCGGAAGAATATTGGAAAATAACCGGTACATTTGCCTTAAATGGGGAAACGTTTCAAGCACAGTTTTATGAAAGAAATGGTAAAAAAATCCAATTGAAATCAGAAACGGATGTTAAAGAAATTTTTCAACAGTTAAAAGGTGATGTATTTACGGTCGAAAACGTTGTCAAAAAAGAACGAAAACGACAACCGTCCCCACCTTTTATTACTTCTTCCTTACAACAAGAGGCTGCCAGAAAATTGAACTTTCGGGCGAGAAAAACGATGATGATCGCTCAGCAACTGTATGAAGGAATCGATTTAGGAAAGGAAGGAACGATCGGACTCATTACGTATATGCGAACCGATTCCGTACGAGTTTCCGACGTAGCGAAACGGGAAGCAACCGAATATATTGAACAGGAATTTGGAAAACAATTTGTAAGCGATAGGGAGAGGAAGGCAAAAAAAGGTGATAACGTCCAAGACGCCCACGAAGCGATTCGACCGACGAGTGTTTTCCGAACACCGAATTCCGTAAAACAATATTTATCAAGGGATCAGTTCCGTTTATATAAATTAATTTGGGAAAGATTTGTCGCTAGCCAAATGGCTCCGGCAATAATGGATACGATGACCGTCGATTTGGAAAACAACTCGATTATTTTCCGTGCAAACGGTTCGAAAATTAAATTTTCTGGATTTATGAAATTATATGTGGAAGGATCAGACGATGTAGACGAAAAGGATAATGGGTTTCTGCCCGATTTAAAACAATCGGATGAAGTGAAGCAATTGGAAATGAAACCGACACAACATTTCACGCAACCACCCCCGCGATACACGGAGGCACGGTTAGTGAAAACTTTAGAGGAATTGGGAATCGGTCGTCCTTCCACTTATGCACCGACCTTAGATACGATTCAAAGACGCGGCTACGTAACATTGGATCAGAAAAGGTTCGTTCCAACCGAGTTAGGAAGAATCGTCATCGAATTAATTTCAGAGTTTTTCCCGGAAATTATCGATGTGGAATTTACCGCAAAAATGGAAACGGACTTAGACCAAATCGAAGAAGGAAAGGAAAATTGGATAAAAATCCTTGATAATTTTTACAGTGGATTTAAAAAGAATTTGGAAAAAGCCGAAATCGAGATGGAAAAAGTCGAAATTGAAGATGAATATGCCGGTGAAGATTGTGAAAAATGCGGGCATCCGATGGTCATAAAGATGGGACGATTCGGAAAGTTTATGGCGTGTAGTAATTTTCCTGAATGTAGGAACACGAAACCGATCGTTAAGGAAATCGGCGTTACTTGTCCCAAATGCCAAAAAGGGGAAGTAGTCGAACGGAAAAGTAAAAATAAACGGCTGTTCTACGGCTGCAACCGTTATCCGGAATGTGATTTTGTATCATGGGATAAACCGGTCAGTCGTTCCTGTCCAAAATGTGGCGAGATGCTCGTCGAGAAAAAACTAAAAAAAGGTGTACAAATACAATGTAGTCAGTGCGATTATAAAGAAAAATTATAA
- the xerC gene encoding tyrosine recombinase XerC: protein MGNVNILLQKFIEYLQLEKNYSQYTIGGYKHDVQDFFKFMNEQEIREVHLVTYQDARLYLTKLYGQRYAKKSVARKISVLRSFYKFLMREKYVESNPFAQVTLPKLEKRLPEFFYEQELEYLFHSIDTSDPVGKRDLALLELMYATGIRVAECARIRLSDVDEQLSVLLVSGKGKKERYVPFGQMAKTALQDYLQNGREKLMKRNHHSYVFVNQRGAPLTARGIQYIFQRIIEKAGESYRVHPHMIRHSFATHLLNNGADLRTVQELLGHSHLSSTQVYTHVTKERLKKVYSQHHPRA from the coding sequence TTGGGGAATGTGAACATTTTGTTACAAAAATTCATCGAATATTTACAACTAGAAAAAAATTATTCACAATATACAATTGGCGGCTACAAACATGATGTCCAAGATTTTTTCAAGTTCATGAATGAGCAAGAAATAAGGGAAGTGCATCTTGTTACTTATCAAGATGCACGATTATATTTGACGAAATTGTATGGACAAAGGTATGCGAAAAAGTCAGTCGCGCGAAAAATTTCAGTTCTCCGTTCATTTTACAAATTTTTAATGCGTGAAAAATATGTCGAATCCAATCCTTTCGCACAGGTCACTTTACCGAAACTGGAAAAGCGCCTTCCAGAATTTTTTTATGAGCAGGAACTGGAATATTTATTTCATTCCATCGATACATCCGATCCGGTTGGAAAACGGGATTTAGCCTTGTTGGAACTCATGTATGCAACAGGCATTCGGGTAGCGGAATGTGCGCGAATTCGACTTTCTGATGTGGACGAGCAATTATCCGTTCTGCTCGTCAGTGGAAAGGGAAAGAAGGAAAGGTACGTTCCCTTTGGACAAATGGCAAAAACGGCACTCCAAGACTATTTACAAAACGGACGGGAAAAGCTAATGAAAAGAAATCATCACTCGTACGTGTTTGTGAATCAAAGGGGTGCGCCACTTACTGCAAGGGGTATACAGTACATTTTCCAACGAATAATTGAAAAAGCCGGGGAAAGTTATCGCGTTCATCCCCATATGATTCGCCATTCCTTTGCCACTCACTTATTGAACAACGGAGCGGATTTACGTACAGTTCAAGAATTATTAGGTCATTCCCACCTATCTTCTACACAAGTATATACACATGTAACGAAGGAACGGCTGAAAAAAGTTTATAGTCAACATCATCCCCGTGCGTAA
- the hslV gene encoding ATP-dependent protease subunit HslV, with amino-acid sequence MDQFHATTIFAIHHNGKGAMAGDGQVTFGNAVVMKHTARKVRKLYNGNVLAGFAGSVADAFTLFEMFEGKLEEFNGNLQRASVELAKQWRSDKVLRKLEAMLIVMNTSHLLLISGTGEVIEPDDGIVAIGSGGNYALSAGRALKGYASHMSAKEIAKASLEIAANICVYTNTNIIVEEL; translated from the coding sequence GTGGATCAATTTCATGCAACGACGATTTTTGCAATCCATCATAATGGAAAAGGCGCAATGGCTGGAGACGGTCAAGTAACTTTTGGTAATGCGGTCGTTATGAAACATACAGCGAGAAAAGTTCGGAAACTATATAACGGAAATGTACTCGCGGGTTTTGCCGGTTCCGTTGCCGATGCCTTTACTTTGTTCGAAATGTTTGAAGGGAAACTGGAAGAATTTAATGGGAATTTACAAAGGGCATCCGTCGAATTGGCAAAGCAGTGGAGAAGCGATAAAGTGTTACGCAAACTGGAAGCGATGTTGATCGTGATGAACACGTCTCACTTGCTTTTGATTTCTGGAACGGGAGAAGTCATAGAACCCGATGATGGGATTGTAGCGATTGGATCTGGAGGGAACTATGCCTTATCTGCGGGCAGGGCACTAAAGGGATACGCAAGTCACATGTCGGCAAAGGAAATCGCGAAAGCCTCTTTAGAAATCGCTGCAAATATATGTGTATATACGAATACGAATATTATTGTAGAAGAATTATAA
- the hslU gene encoding HslU--HslV peptidase ATPase subunit, with protein MNQREFGTQLTPKQIVEKLDQFIVGQREAKRAVAIALRNRYRRSLLPEKIRDEVIPKNILMIGPTGVGKTEIARRIAKLVEAPFVKVEATKFTEVGYVGRDVESMVRDLVETSVRLVKQEKAATVKERAQENANRRLVDLLAPSVKKQTNVKNPFDLLFGGEQKDDSPQEKEEDETRAEKRKSIKERLEKGELENEIVTVEIEEQAPSMFDMLQGSGMEQMGLNIQDALSSFIPKKRKKRKLPVKDARKILVNEETNKLIDMDEVVQEAIQRTEQTGIIFIDEIDKIASKGNGSSADVSREGVQRDILPVIEGSTVVTKYGPVKTDHILFIAAGAFHMAKPSDLIPELQGRFPIRVELSKLQIDDFVRILIEPDNAIIKQYIALLETEGIKIEFSDEAIRRIAEIAFEVNQNTDNIGARRLYTIMEKLLEDLSFEAPDITMEKISITPQYVDEKLGVISKDKDLSAFIL; from the coding sequence ATGAATCAAAGGGAATTTGGTACTCAACTGACACCGAAGCAAATCGTTGAAAAACTAGATCAATTTATCGTTGGTCAAAGGGAAGCAAAGCGAGCAGTAGCCATTGCCCTTCGAAACCGCTACCGTCGAAGTTTATTACCGGAAAAGATTCGGGATGAAGTAATACCAAAAAATATATTGATGATCGGTCCTACGGGAGTCGGAAAAACGGAGATCGCTCGAAGAATCGCAAAACTTGTTGAAGCACCTTTTGTGAAAGTGGAAGCAACAAAATTCACTGAAGTTGGCTACGTCGGCCGGGACGTTGAATCGATGGTCCGGGATTTGGTGGAAACGAGCGTTCGACTCGTTAAACAAGAAAAGGCGGCTACAGTCAAGGAAAGAGCGCAAGAAAACGCCAATCGCCGACTAGTCGATCTGCTTGCACCTTCCGTAAAAAAACAGACGAATGTAAAAAACCCGTTTGATTTGCTCTTCGGGGGAGAGCAAAAAGATGATTCTCCTCAAGAAAAAGAAGAAGATGAAACGAGGGCGGAAAAACGGAAGTCGATCAAGGAACGGTTGGAAAAAGGCGAGTTAGAAAACGAGATCGTAACGGTTGAAATCGAAGAACAAGCACCATCCATGTTCGATATGTTGCAAGGATCCGGAATGGAACAGATGGGTTTAAATATACAAGATGCCTTAAGTAGTTTTATCCCCAAAAAACGAAAAAAACGGAAACTACCCGTAAAAGATGCTAGGAAAATATTGGTGAATGAAGAAACGAATAAATTGATCGACATGGATGAAGTCGTTCAAGAAGCGATTCAAAGGACGGAACAAACGGGAATCATTTTCATCGATGAGATCGACAAAATTGCAAGTAAAGGAAACGGAAGTTCCGCAGACGTTTCCCGAGAAGGTGTTCAGAGGGATATATTACCGGTTATAGAAGGATCAACTGTCGTCACGAAATATGGACCGGTAAAAACTGACCATATTTTATTTATCGCCGCAGGTGCGTTTCATATGGCAAAACCTTCTGATTTAATACCGGAACTACAGGGACGATTTCCGATTCGTGTCGAATTAAGTAAATTACAAATCGACGATTTCGTTCGTATATTAATTGAACCCGACAATGCGATCATTAAACAATATATTGCTTTATTAGAAACGGAAGGTATAAAAATAGAATTTTCAGACGAAGCTATTCGTAGAATTGCTGAAATTGCCTTTGAAGTGAACCAAAATACGGATAATATCGGAGCGAGAAGGTTATATACGATTATGGAAAAGTTATTGGAAGACTTGTCCTTTGAAGCACCCGATATTACGATGGAGAAAATTTCGATTACCCCGCAATATGTTGACGAAAAGCTCGGGGTAATCTCGAAAGACAAAGATTTAAGTGCGTTTATTTTGTAA
- the codY gene encoding GTP-sensing pleiotropic transcriptional regulator CodY has product MELLARTRKINSMLQNAGGKPVNFKEMSETLRDVIEANVFIVSRRGKLLGFSITQQIENDRMKKMLEDRQFPEEYTNNLFNITDTTANIDVNSEYTAFPVENKELFKTGLTTIVPIVGAGERLGTLILSRLNEQFSDDDLILAEYGATVVGMEILREKSEEIEEEARSKAVVQMAISSLSYSELEAIEHIFEELNGKEGLLVASKIADRVGITRSVIVNALRKLESAGVIESRSLGMKGTFIKVLNDKFLEELEKVKS; this is encoded by the coding sequence GTGGAATTATTAGCGAGAACGAGAAAAATTAATTCAATGTTGCAAAATGCAGGAGGAAAACCGGTAAATTTTAAAGAAATGTCTGAAACGTTACGGGATGTAATCGAAGCAAATGTGTTTATCGTAAGTCGGAGAGGAAAACTGCTCGGTTTTTCCATCACCCAACAAATCGAAAATGATCGGATGAAAAAAATGTTGGAAGACCGTCAATTTCCGGAAGAATATACGAACAACCTGTTTAACATTACGGATACGACAGCCAATATTGATGTGAATAGTGAATATACGGCATTCCCAGTGGAAAATAAAGAGTTGTTTAAAACGGGATTAACGACGATTGTACCGATCGTCGGTGCGGGGGAAAGGCTCGGAACGTTAATCCTTTCTCGTCTAAACGAACAATTTAGTGATGACGATTTAATCCTCGCCGAATATGGTGCAACGGTTGTCGGCATGGAAATTTTACGTGAAAAATCGGAAGAAATTGAAGAAGAAGCTCGTAGTAAAGCAGTCGTTCAAATGGCAATTAGTTCACTATCTTACAGTGAATTAGAAGCGATTGAGCATATTTTTGAAGAATTGAACGGAAAAGAAGGATTATTAGTGGCATCGAAAATTGCGGATCGGGTAGGAATCACCCGTTCGGTAATCGTCAACGCCTTAAGAAAATTGGAAAGTGCTGGGGTAATCGAATCTCGTTCCCTCGGTATGAAAGGAACGTTCATTAAAGTATTGAACGATAAATTTTTGGAAGAACTTGAAAAAGTAAAATCTTAA
- the flgB gene encoding flagellar basal body rod protein FlgB: protein MNLFSSTISLLESSLDYSAVKQKVISNNIANVDTPNYKAKEVEFQAVLDEEMAKTFEGNVTNEKHIPISPSNSNSIVITTPNVQYNHNGNSVDMDLEMVKLAENQIYYNAIVERLNGKFQTLQSVIKGGSQ, encoded by the coding sequence ATGAATTTATTTTCTAGTACTATTTCGTTATTGGAGTCTTCTCTAGATTATTCTGCAGTCAAACAAAAGGTAATATCAAATAATATCGCCAACGTCGATACACCGAACTATAAAGCGAAGGAAGTAGAATTTCAGGCAGTACTCGATGAAGAAATGGCTAAAACTTTCGAAGGAAATGTGACAAATGAAAAACATATTCCGATCTCCCCGTCCAATTCGAACTCGATCGTAATCACTACACCAAATGTTCAATACAACCATAACGGGAATAGTGTAGACATGGATTTGGAAATGGTAAAGTTAGCCGAAAATCAAATATACTACAACGCGATCGTTGAGCGTCTAAACGGGAAATTTCAAACGTTGCAATCTGTAATTAAAGGAGGGAGTCAATAA
- the flgC gene encoding flagellar basal body rod protein FlgC, with the protein MFSSLNISASALSASRLRMDVISSNMANAETTRGELVDGEWVPYRRKSVVLQEQGSSFSSVFQSALNGQATGSGVKVSEIVEDESPFNLVYDPEHPDANEDGYVQMPNVDPLREMIDLLSTTRTYEANVTVLNASKSMLLKTLEIGK; encoded by the coding sequence ATGTTTTCCAGTTTAAATATTTCCGCTTCGGCATTATCCGCTTCTCGCCTTAGAATGGATGTTATCTCATCGAATATGGCAAATGCGGAAACGACAAGGGGAGAATTAGTCGACGGAGAATGGGTTCCTTATCGTCGCAAATCCGTCGTCCTCCAGGAACAAGGATCGTCCTTTTCATCCGTTTTCCAAAGTGCATTGAATGGACAGGCGACTGGATCAGGAGTAAAAGTTTCCGAAATTGTAGAAGATGAAAGTCCATTTAATCTCGTTTACGATCCTGAACATCCGGATGCGAACGAAGACGGCTACGTACAAATGCCGAATGTCGACCCGTTAAGGGAAATGATCGATTTATTAAGTACGACCCGAACATATGAAGCAAATGTCACCGTGTTAAATGCTTCGAAGTCGATGTTGTTAAAGACATTAGAGATCGGAAAATAA
- the fliE gene encoding flagellar hook-basal body complex protein FliE, translating to MDIQSVFLNRSVSPQTAENRTDITPAQAQTSFSNMLKNAIDEVNEAQIQADELTEKLALGENVELHEVMIAAEKASITLNASMEIRNKVIEAYQEIMQMQV from the coding sequence ATGGATATCCAATCCGTATTTTTAAATCGTTCCGTTTCACCTCAAACTGCGGAAAATAGGACGGATATTACGCCCGCACAAGCTCAAACATCCTTTTCCAACATGTTAAAAAATGCAATCGACGAAGTGAATGAAGCCCAAATTCAAGCAGATGAATTGACGGAAAAATTGGCGCTCGGTGAAAACGTGGAATTGCATGAAGTAATGATTGCTGCCGAAAAGGCATCGATCACATTGAATGCGTCGATGGAAATTCGAAATAAAGTCATTGAAGCTTACCAAGAAATTATGCAAATGCAAGTATAA